The sequence below is a genomic window from Pseudomonadota bacterium.
AAAAATGAAAATTGGCACTTTTGTCAGGACAAAAATTACTGATGCTCTTGAATATGATCTTGTTGGAGAACCCGAATGAAAGATTTAAAGCAAGAACTTCTTTCAATGGTAGGAGATGATCTTGCTGAAATTGAAGTTGCGCTTAAAGATAATTTAAACCCTTATCTTGACCTTGTTTCCGATGTTGCCAAACATATTCTTTTTGCAGGTGGCAAAAGATTAAGGCCCCTTCTTATGGTGCTTTCGGCTAGGGTCTGTGGTTATAAGGGCGGTTATGACAAAGTTTTTTCAACGATTTTTGAATATCTTCATGCCGCTACACTGTTACATGACGATGTCATAGACGGGGCTCAGTTAAGAAGAGGAAGACCCGTTGCAAATTCATTATGGAAAAACTCCTCGGTGGTTTTAACCGGTGATTTTCTGCTTGCGCGGGGTCTTTCCATTGCCGCAGCTACAAAAAAACCAAGCATTATCAAAATAGTTGCCGAAATCACCGAAAGCATGTCTCAGGGAGAAATTGAACAGCTTTTAAGAAAAGGTGATGTAAGTATTACAGAAGAAGAATACAGAAAAGTAATATGGCGTAAGACTGCCGTGTTATTCCATGG
It includes:
- a CDS encoding polyprenyl synthetase family protein, with protein sequence MKDLKQELLSMVGDDLAEIEVALKDNLNPYLDLVSDVAKHILFAGGKRLRPLLMVLSARVCGYKGGYDKVFSTIFEYLHAATLLHDDVIDGAQLRRGRPVANSLWKNSSVVLTGDFLLARGLSIAAATKKPSIIKIVAEITESMSQGEIEQLLRKGDVSITEEEYRKVIWRKTAVLFHGACKISARLANSSKREENAISNYGKNLGLAFQMVDDLLDYTLDTKALGKGVGADLKEGKVTLPVIYALKQADSKDRLKMESIIKNKKFSGSNFKLLITLLEKYGGISYTDQCAKDHVKQAKDSLLVFKPSKTRDILEFIADYTLLRKS